A genomic window from Pirellulaceae bacterium includes:
- a CDS encoding zinc ribbon domain-containing protein, which yields MPIYEYACSDCRETFELLVRGNEQPCCPECESLQLEKQLSVPAALGSHTASDLPMAGNCGRPQCGSGCMGLEG from the coding sequence ATGCCCATTTACGAATATGCCTGCAGCGACTGTCGGGAAACGTTTGAGCTGTTAGTTCGCGGGAATGAGCAGCCGTGTTGCCCCGAGTGCGAAAGCTTGCAGTTGGAAAAACAGTTGAGCGTACCAGCTGCATTGGGAAGTCATACAGCGAGCGATTTGCCGATGGCTGGAAATTGCGGTCGGCCCCAATGCGGTTCCGGTTGTATGGGACTCGAGGGCTAG